CGGCCTAACGTGATCCTGCTGGACGCCGACCACGCCGGGACGGCGCACGAACTGGCCGCGCTGCTACACCGGCTGGCGGAACTGGCGCCCGGCACGATGCTCATGTGCCTGGCCCAGGCGGTGGATCCATCGCTGGTCGCGGCGGCAGCCCACGCTGGCGCGCGGGGCTACTTCCTTAAAGGAGATGTCCGCTACCAGATCAGCTGGGCGATTGTGTTTGCCGCCGAGCATGAATTTGTGATCACGCGCAGCGTGAGCGAGCGCACTGCGAATCTGTTTGACGGCCGGCTATTCCGGGCAACGGTACTGCCTGCGCCACGCCAGTATCCAGAGATGACCGAGCGGATCCGGCAGGCGATCCGGCTGTGCGTGGTCGAGGGGATGCCCGCCCAACTTGCCGCTGACGAGATGGGCATCAGCCCGCATACGGTGCGTAGCTACATCAAAGAGGGCTACCGCATCCTGGAAGCGCACAACGACCTGGAGTTCCCGCTGGATATGTCCGCTCAGGAGCGCGCGTTTTACCGCTTCACCATGCCGGAAGGGTGGCGGGGCAGCCTGGTTGGTCAACGCCTGCGGCCAGCGGTCTGAGGGCGCTGCCCCGGACCTCAACCGATACATCCAGACGCTGCTGTGACAGGCGGCGTCTTTTCATGTTCAACGACGAGTCCGCCGGTCTTCTGACGCTTGCGCTTCGGCCAGCGCCACGATCCGGCGGAAGGACGGGGTAGATTGCAGGTAACGGCTGCGCAGCTGGGCTTCCGGGATACGGGCAGCGCGTACCTTGAGCAGCGTATAAGCCTGGCGGATGAAGTCCTGGGCACGGCTGGCCTGGCCCAGCCGATCCAGCACATCGTAGGCTGCCAGGCACAGCCAGAGGGCGTCCGGCACCGTCTCCAACCGGGTACTGGCCAGCCGCGCCAGCACGCGGGTGATATGCTCCATGGCGGGCACGCGCCTGCCCTGCCGGATGGCCGCCTGCGCGGTCAGCGTGTCCCGGACGGTCGCCAGGCTGCTGGCGCTGGCCTCATCCAGCGTTACGCTCAGGCGGCTGGCTTCCGCCAGCAGATCATCGGCCTCTGCCGGATTGTCCAGCACCAGAGTCGCGCGGGCCAGGTCAAGCAGGCTCAGGACGGTCAGACGCGGGTTGCCAGCCTGACGGGAGAGATCAAGCGCCTCAAGCAAGACTTGGTAGGCATCGGCCCCCCTGTCCCACTCGCATTGAAGACGCCCAAGCTCCCGCAACAACTGAACCTCCCCGCGCAGATCGTGGATACGCCGGAAGGCGTCGCGGCTTCGATCCAGCATCGTCCGTGCTTCCTCCGGATCATCGTCGATCAGCGCCAGCAGGCCAAGCCGGCCCAGCGTCTGCGCTTCAGCATAGCGGTCGCCGATAGTCTCATAGATGCGCAGGGCCAGGCGGCAACGCTCCCGTGCCGCGGCAATGCCGCCCATGGCTGCATCGTTATCGGCCAGGTGGGCCAGAATAGCGCCCACCGCCCGGCGGTTGCCACTGGCGTTGGCATGTAGCAGGGCCTGGTCATAAGCCGCCTGGGCCTCGTCGTACCGCCCCAGCTGGCTGAGGGCAACCCCCAGCGCATCCAGCCGGTATGCTTCCAGGCTGCCATCACCCGGCGCATGGGCGCGCGAAAGCAGGGCCACCGCCTGCTCATAGCGACCCAGCTGGATCAACCCCAGAGCGTGGTAAACACGGCTCTGGCCCATCAGCGCCGGGTCGCCGGCCCGCGCGGCAGCATCGTAAGCGGCGGTTGCCGCCGTGACACACCAGGCTGGCTCCAAAGTCCGCTCGAAAAGGCGAGCCTGGCGGACATCGACTTCCGCCTTCAGGGCAATGTTGCCCCCGGCAACCAGCTCTTCCAGCAGACGCAATGTTTCGATCTGTCTGGCCTGAGCGCCACTCAGGTAATACAGCGTCTCCAGCTGCAACAAGACCTGACTGCGACGGCTGGTTTGCGCGGTGGGAGTTAGCTCCAGGGCGCGCTCCAGATAAGCGATGGCATCGGCCCCGGCATACTGGGCGGCGGCCCGCATCCCTGCCAGATAAGCGTAGTACCCTTCGCGCTCCGGGACCTCGGCTCCCCGCCAGTGATGGGCCAGCAACGCATAGTGCGGGGCCAGATTGCTCCGGTATTCCTGCTCATACCAGATCGCGGCGGCCCGATGCAACTGGCGGCGCTGGCTGAAGGACAGGGCGCTATAGGCCAGTTCGCGGGTAATAG
This DNA window, taken from Anaerolineae bacterium, encodes the following:
- a CDS encoding response regulator transcription factor, with translation MFNLTVAILDTDFYALQAITGYLALDRRTRVIKAVESQAQLLDYLAACAAPERPNVILLDADHAGTAHELAALLHRLAELAPGTMLMCLAQAVDPSLVAAAAHAGARGYFLKGDVRYQISWAIVFAAEHEFVITRSVSERTANLFDGRLFRATVLPAPRQYPEMTERIRQAIRLCVVEGMPAQLAADEMGISPHTVRSYIKEGYRILEAHNDLEFPLDMSAQERAFYRFTMPEGWRGSLVGQRLRPAV